The genomic segment CTAAAACACCTTCACAAATACCAATATATCCTAATTCATGGGCGTCTGAGGACTGTAGAATATTATAATTCTTATACTTTTCTATATAGGCTTCTCTAGTAACATGCCTAGATATTTCTAGGTTTTTTATATTTAAATCTTCTGGTATCAATCCTAGGTTAGATATAATACTATAACTAGGCCTATCAATATGGGCAGGAACCATAACTCCCCCTAATTCCGTGGTTTTTAAATAAATCTTATTAATTGATAGTCCAGTAGCCGTTAAGAGTAATCTTTTTTCTGTTTTTATAATATTATCATATTTATCAAATATCAGTTGCTCTCCTAATAATTTAGGATTATTTTGATTCACTGTCATGTGATCTTGGATGTATTTTTGCATATTGTATACATTATGTAAGTTAGAAAAAAAACACAATACGTGAATTTCTTCTTTGGTTTCAATCTCCATTCCTGGAACTGTTAGAATGGAATATTCCTTTCCTAAGTCCATCACAGCTTTTACATTTTCACAACTATTGTGATCTGTTATACCAATAATTTTTAAGTTATTTAAAAATGCCATTCTTATAATATTATTGGGTGTCATATCATTATGACAACAAGGAGATAAAGCTGTATGAATATGTAAATCATATTTTAATAACATACACACCTCTTCTTGTTAAAATATTGACAAGTTTTGGGATAATAATAGATAATATGTTTAATTATAACAAAAAATACATATTGTGTAAATTAATATAGTGTAAAATCATCAAAATAATAACATTAAAGCGTCTCTTCATACATAACAATTTTATTTGCTAGAAACTCCGCCAATCCAATAAATTCACAACCAAATTTTATATAGTCGCCTTGTTTTTCTTTTCTAATGATTTTAATAACAGCATAGAAAAAATCTTTATTGGCCAATTCAATTTTTGCATTAAAATAATAGTCTAATGGAAGCTCGTAATTTGTTAAGAATGCTAAACCAGTTCTTGAAATATCTACAACTTCTATTTCTGTATTAATATTTTCTAGACAAATATAGTTTTGTTTAAATAATGTATTAATTTCTAGTTGAATTTTTACTGGTATTCTTTTACTTCTTCTTTTCTCCTCCATAGATAACGCTCCTTATAAAAACAATTTAAAAATTATTTATATGTATATTATAACATAAGATATTTTAAGGTAAAATATATTTATATCAATTAGCACAAATTATATTTCACTATGGTATAATTATTGTTATATTTTACCGAACTAACACATATTATAGGAGGTTAATAATCATGATCGTAGAATCTTGTTCTATAAATATTCTTATTTATGATTCTTATTCATTAAAAGATAAAAGAAGTGTTTTAAAAAGTATTCTTGAAAAATCAAGGCAAAAATTTAATGTAAGCATATCAGAAGTTGGCAGTCAAGAAATTCATAACAAAGCAGAAATTGGTATAAGTTGTGTTGGTAATACCAACCTAATTTGTGACCAAACCATCTGCTCTGTATTAGAATTTATCGAAGGTAATTATAATGTGGATATTATCAAAAAGGACCCTTGGTTTTAATTATTTTGTCCTTGTTGCTTTTCATATGTTTTAGTTATATTTTCGCAGTTTGTTATAAGCTCATTAACTGTTTTTATGTTATCTTTAATTTCAGACTTCATTTCTTCATCATTAATAGATTGGTGTGCATTATTTAAATAACTTTTTACTTCCTTTAATGAAGAATATGATAACTCTAAACTTTGCTTTATATTTCTTTGTATACCCATATGGAAAACCTCCTAATAAAACCTTTAAGTTAGATTTTTTGCTATATAAGTTTCAATATAGTATTTCCTTAACTTTATTTTATTATTATAGGACCATAAGATATAAAGACAAAAAAATGGGCATTGCTTAAAACTTGCAATACCCATTTTTATATTTAATTTATAATTCTTGCTGCACCAATATAAGGTGTCCCATAATCTATATTAGATATGATAATTCCAGTTCTTCTATTGCTTGCATGTATAATTTGTCCATTTCCAATAAATAAAGCCACATGTGAAATACTATTATTATTTCCATAGAAAACTAAATCTCCAGGTAATAGTTCATTTCTATTAATTCTTACCCCATCATTTATTTGAGTACGAGACGTACGACTTATATTAAATCCAAATCTTCCTAGAATTTGTTGTGTAAATCCAGAACAATCTATCCCATCTGTTAAAGAATTACCGCCCCAACTATAAGGATTTCCTAAAAATTGTCTTGCATAATCAACAACTTCTTGCCTAATTCTATCTACATTTTCAAAGCTTTCTATTTCTCTAATTGTTGTAAAGTCTTTAGATACATACCCTGTTCTTCCATCAGTTTGTACGATTTCTACCCATTCCTCTAAAACTCTAACAACTTTTAATTGATTGAATCTATATGTTTTACCAATTATACTTGAATTCGTATTTGGTTCTTGTCTTACATTAAGTACATTTACATCCACTACTGCAATAAGTTCTTTAACTTGATTTTGTTCAGAAAGAACTGTTTTATCCTCTGCAAATCTTATAAAATCTCCGTGTACAAATCCTTCAATGTTATTTGGTCCTGTTACAAGGTACCATTCACCACTTTGACTTACTACACCAAGCTTTTCTCCTCTTCTCAATTGAGTAATACGTGTCCCATTTACAGACGGTGTAGATCTTACATTTAATATGTCTGTATCAACAATTGCTTGTCTTTGTAATTGAACAATACTTTCTTCTTGAACAGGCACTTCTATGATACTTACAAAATCAGAGTGTAAAAACACTTCTTGGTTGTTTAGATTTACTTTAAGCCATTCATTAGATGAGTCAATAACCTCTACTTCTTGGCCTCTTCTAAGTTGAGAAGTAACACTAAAATGTGTACCTGGACCTGATCTAACATTTAAAATATTTGTATTTACTACACCTTTTTCTGCTCCATATATATTACTTGTTAATAATAATGAACCTATTAAACCAAATGTGACTTTCCTAAGATGCTTTTTCATTTTCTGCCTCCTACTATAGAGATAATATATGATTATAATATATTACGAATTTATTAACTAAATGTTACACCCATATTATACAAATATTATTAGAAAATGTCAATAAAAAAGATTAAAAGACAAATTTCCATTTTTTACAATTAATAAAACCCTTATTCTATGACCATAAAACTATAGTTCTAATGGCTTACTAAATAGTGTTAATGGCTTATTACAAAGTTATTACAAAGTAGTGCCTATCTCGCTAAATATTTTTTCTTGCTAAATGTTTTCCCTATTAAGCTTTTTATCTTTTATGTCTAATTTTATAATATAAACTCTTAATACGTGACTTTTTATCTAATTTTCACCATTTTTTTAGCCTGTGTATATTTAAAACAATTTGAGAAGAAACTGACTTTATGTTATAATATTAATCGGCGACTATTTTTATATAGTACATTTTTACTAAATGAGGAGGGGCGAATTTTGAATTGGAAAAAAGCTTTAAGAGAAAATGCAACAACTGTTGAGGATTTAAAAAAATATTTTACACTTACACCTGAGGAAGAAGAAAAGCTTGGCCACTTAATCGATTCCTATCCAATGTCAACAACAAAATATTACTTATCTCTTATCAATACTGAAGATCCTATGGATCCAATAAAAAAAATGTCTATACCATCTGTAACTGAGTTCGACGTTGCAGGCCTTGAGGATACAAGTGGTGAACAACAAAACACTAAAATGCAAGGTTTACAACACAAATATAAACCTACTGTATTATTGCTGTCTACAACAACTTGTGCAATGTACTGTAGACATTGTTTTAGAAAAAGACTAGTTGGTTTAAATAGTAGCGAAACGCTGAGAATGTTTGACGAAGCCGTTAACTATATAAAAGAGCATAAAGAAGTTAGTAATGTACTAATTTCTGGGGGCGACTCTTTCTTACTAGACACTGATATTATAGAAAAATTACTGAAACAATTATGTGAAATTGAACACCTTGACTTTATTCGTTTTGGTACAAGAACCCCTGTTGTATTTCCACAAAGAATATTCACTGACGATAAACTTTTATCAGTTTTAAATAAATATAACAAAGAAAAACGTATCTACGTTGTTACTCAGTTTAATCATCCTAACGAAATCACTGATGAAGCCAAAAAAGCAATTGCCGAGTTGCAAAATCAAAATATTGTTGTTGGGAATCAAACTGTTCTTCTAAAAGATGTTAATGACAATCCAGATACATTAGTTGATTTAATGAGATCTCTTACTCAAATAGGTGTAGTGCCTTATTATGTCTTCCAATGCAGACCAGTAAAAGGTGTTGCTAGTAGCTTCCAAATATCCATAAAGGATGGCATAAAAATTGTTGAAGAAGCCAAATCTAAATTGAATGGACATGCTAAAAGGTTTCGTTATGCTTTGTCCCATGTACGAGGAAAAATAGAAATACTAGGTCAATTAAATGAAAGTGATGTACTTTTTAAGTATCATCAAGCAAAAGATATCAATGATACGGGTCGTATTTTCTCAAAACCACTAACAGATGAATGTTGGTTGTTTGATCTTGAATAAAACCTTTACTTGTAGAGAAGCTAATCCTTCTCTACTTTTTTTGTTTTTTAATTAAAGGAATAAAGGTTGTCTTTTTTATTAATAATATACTAGTTGAATAATTAAAAAGTATTGACAAAGATCTGTGACCCATTATATAATTAACTTATATTGATAATGAATTTCATTATTGATATAAGCATCCTTTAGGAGGTGGTTTCTTGAAGGTTGCATTCTTTGATACAAAACCTTATGACCAACAAATATTTGAAGCTATGAATAAAGAGTATAATTTAGAATTTACTTTTTATGAGTCAAGATTGACTGCTCGTAGTGTTTTATTAGCAAAAGGTTTTGATGTTGTTTGTGTCTTCGTACGTGATGAGGTAACTAAAATCGTTATTGATCAGTTGGCAGAATATGGTGTTAAAATGATTGCACTAAGATGTGCTGGTTATAATAACATTGATTTTGCAGCACTTAATAACAGATTAAAAGTTGTTAATGTACCTGCTTATTCACCATATGCTGTTGCAGAATTTACTGTAGGAATGATGTTAACCCTTAACAGAAAAATTCACAAAGCTTACAATAGAACAAGAGATATGAACTTCTCTCTTAATGGGCTTCTAGGCTTTGATATGCATAATAAAACAGTGGGAATAATTGGTACAGGTAAAATCGCTAAAGTGTTAATCCAAATTTTAAAAGGTTTTGGTTGTCAGGTTATAGCTTATGATATTGTTGAAGATGAAAAAAGCGCAGCAAGTTTAGGCTACCAATACACAACTTTAGATGAACTCTATAAAAAAAGTGATATTATATCTCTTCACTGCCCTCTAACAAAAGAAACAGAGTATCTCATTAATGAAGATACAATATCAAAAATGAAAGATGGCGTTATGATTATTAATACCGGCAGAGGTAAACTCATACACACTATAGATCTTATTGAAGCCTTAAAAGAAAAAAAGGTTGGATCTGCAGGACTAGATGTTTACGAAGAGGAAGAAGAATATTTCTATGAAGATTATTCTGAAAGAGTCATAACAGATGATGTTTTAACACGGTTATTAGGTTTTCCTAATGTACTAATAACATCCCATCAAGCATTCTTTACAAAAGATGCCTTGTTAAACATTACTACAACCACATTAGATAGTATTAATCAATTAAAAAATAACAAAACGCTAATTAACGAAATAACTTTAAAATGTGATACTACAGGATGTTCTGTTAAAAACACAAACAGTTAATGAATACATTCTGTTTAAATATCAACCTCCCAAGTATATAAAGTGTCAAAAAAAAGATGGCTTGCCATCTTTTTTTATGTTTATTTACAGATATAACACCTGTCCTTTTCTCTATTTCATATAGCCATTCTTAATAAATCTCTCACTTTCAGCAAATACTACATCTTTATATGGCAATATGCTCAAAT from the Natranaerovirga pectinivora genome contains:
- a CDS encoding PHP domain-containing protein, which translates into the protein MLLKYDLHIHTALSPCCHNDMTPNNIIRMAFLNNLKIIGITDHNSCENVKAVMDLGKEYSILTVPGMEIETKEEIHVLCFFSNLHNVYNMQKYIQDHMTVNQNNPKLLGEQLIFDKYDNIIKTEKRLLLTATGLSINKIYLKTTELGGVMVPAHIDRPSYSIISNLGLIPEDLNIKNLEISRHVTREAYIEKYKNYNILQSSDAHELGYIGICEGVLDIEEFTIESIINQLSR
- a CDS encoding PilZ domain-containing protein translates to MEEKRRSKRIPVKIQLEINTLFKQNYICLENINTEIEVVDISRTGLAFLTNYELPLDYYFNAKIELANKDFFYAVIKIIRKEKQGDYIKFGCEFIGLAEFLANKIVMYEETL
- a CDS encoding DUF503 domain-containing protein; its protein translation is MIVESCSINILIYDSYSLKDKRSVLKSILEKSRQKFNVSISEVGSQEIHNKAEIGISCVGNTNLICDQTICSVLEFIEGNYNVDIIKKDPWF
- a CDS encoding C40 family peptidase, giving the protein MKKHLRKVTFGLIGSLLLTSNIYGAEKGVVNTNILNVRSGPGTHFSVTSQLRRGQEVEVIDSSNEWLKVNLNNQEVFLHSDFVSIIEVPVQEESIVQLQRQAIVDTDILNVRSTPSVNGTRITQLRRGEKLGVVSQSGEWYLVTGPNNIEGFVHGDFIRFAEDKTVLSEQNQVKELIAVVDVNVLNVRQEPNTNSSIIGKTYRFNQLKVVRVLEEWVEIVQTDGRTGYVSKDFTTIREIESFENVDRIRQEVVDYARQFLGNPYSWGGNSLTDGIDCSGFTQQILGRFGFNISRTSRTQINDGVRINRNELLPGDLVFYGNNNSISHVALFIGNGQIIHASNRRTGIIISNIDYGTPYIGAARIIN
- a CDS encoding KamA family radical SAM protein; the protein is MNWKKALRENATTVEDLKKYFTLTPEEEEKLGHLIDSYPMSTTKYYLSLINTEDPMDPIKKMSIPSVTEFDVAGLEDTSGEQQNTKMQGLQHKYKPTVLLLSTTTCAMYCRHCFRKRLVGLNSSETLRMFDEAVNYIKEHKEVSNVLISGGDSFLLDTDIIEKLLKQLCEIEHLDFIRFGTRTPVVFPQRIFTDDKLLSVLNKYNKEKRIYVVTQFNHPNEITDEAKKAIAELQNQNIVVGNQTVLLKDVNDNPDTLVDLMRSLTQIGVVPYYVFQCRPVKGVASSFQISIKDGIKIVEEAKSKLNGHAKRFRYALSHVRGKIEILGQLNESDVLFKYHQAKDINDTGRIFSKPLTDECWLFDLE
- a CDS encoding 2-hydroxyacid dehydrogenase, whose amino-acid sequence is MKVAFFDTKPYDQQIFEAMNKEYNLEFTFYESRLTARSVLLAKGFDVVCVFVRDEVTKIVIDQLAEYGVKMIALRCAGYNNIDFAALNNRLKVVNVPAYSPYAVAEFTVGMMLTLNRKIHKAYNRTRDMNFSLNGLLGFDMHNKTVGIIGTGKIAKVLIQILKGFGCQVIAYDIVEDEKSAASLGYQYTTLDELYKKSDIISLHCPLTKETEYLINEDTISKMKDGVMIINTGRGKLIHTIDLIEALKEKKVGSAGLDVYEEEEEYFYEDYSERVITDDVLTRLLGFPNVLITSHQAFFTKDALLNITTTTLDSINQLKNNKTLINEITLKCDTTGCSVKNTNS